A genomic window from Nodosilinea sp. FACHB-141 includes:
- a CDS encoding chloride channel protein, which translates to MTASMDFEGTTAEETAPRELDYAQTMLAAAAIGIVGGMVATTYYLVLEGFMHLVWHTIPKQIEPFFTESFPATNYVWIAASVGGLLVGLTLYLMGLPGEVSFVVEKVHDPGRIDIKQTPAMVVASLFSIVAGGSAGPEAPLVQVNGSVGGWMAQKLGLTLRTTRIFTFCGMAAALGAFFGAPLGGALFALEIPHRRGLEYYEALIPATLAAILSFVVFRLTTGLSIGGMYHFTSIPPLTLMNLAEGAVLGAIGAAVAALFVLVFRTVGWLTRPLEHRTILLATLGGLFIGLIALVFPQTLFFGEREIETIIKTGSTFGITMLLLIGLAKMLAISCTLHSGFRGGFIFPLFYIGAAIGLAIALGFPQVHPTIGMVCMMAAVNVAITKTPISTTVILSVLSDTAMVPVIVIASLTSFLLTINLNMIKTQRARPLPGVGDRDLESVAPQLQP; encoded by the coding sequence ATGACGGCATCTATGGATTTTGAGGGCACGACCGCTGAGGAAACCGCCCCCCGCGAACTTGACTACGCCCAAACCATGCTGGCCGCCGCTGCCATCGGCATTGTAGGCGGCATGGTTGCCACCACCTACTATTTGGTGCTGGAGGGGTTTATGCACTTGGTGTGGCACACCATCCCTAAACAAATAGAGCCCTTCTTCACCGAAAGCTTTCCCGCCACCAACTATGTGTGGATCGCCGCCAGCGTTGGCGGGCTGTTGGTAGGGCTGACGCTGTATCTGATGGGCTTGCCCGGCGAGGTTTCTTTTGTCGTCGAGAAGGTACACGACCCCGGTCGCATCGACATTAAGCAGACCCCGGCGATGGTGGTGGCCTCGCTGTTTTCAATTGTGGCGGGGGGCAGTGCTGGGCCAGAGGCACCGCTGGTGCAGGTCAACGGCAGCGTCGGTGGCTGGATGGCCCAAAAGCTGGGCCTCACCCTGCGCACCACGCGCATTTTTACTTTTTGCGGCATGGCGGCGGCGCTGGGAGCCTTCTTTGGTGCGCCTCTGGGCGGTGCCCTGTTTGCTCTAGAAATTCCCCATCGGCGAGGGCTGGAGTATTACGAAGCGCTGATCCCGGCAACTTTGGCGGCGATTCTTAGCTTTGTGGTGTTTCGCCTCACCACGGGGCTTTCCATTGGCGGCATGTATCATTTCACCTCGATACCACCGCTGACGCTGATGAATTTGGCAGAGGGGGCGGTGCTGGGGGCGATCGGGGCGGCGGTGGCGGCGCTGTTTGTGCTGGTGTTTCGCACGGTGGGCTGGCTGACGCGACCCTTGGAGCATCGCACTATTTTGCTGGCTACCCTAGGTGGGCTTTTCATTGGCCTGATTGCCTTGGTGTTTCCCCAAACCCTGTTTTTTGGCGAGCGCGAAATCGAGACCATTATCAAAACTGGCTCGACCTTCGGTATCACTATGCTGCTATTGATTGGCCTGGCGAAAATGCTGGCGATTAGCTGCACGCTGCACTCGGGCTTTCGCGGCGGTTTTATCTTTCCACTGTTTTACATTGGGGCGGCGATCGGACTGGCGATCGCCCTCGGATTCCCGCAGGTGCATCCCACCATCGGGATGGTCTGCATGATGGCGGCGGTGAACGTGGCAATTACCAAAACCCCGATCAGCACCACAGTGATTCTCAGCGTGCTGTCGGATACGGCGATGGTGCCGGTGATTGTAATCGCCAGCTTGACCAGCTTTTTGCTGACAATTAATTTGAATATGATTAAAACCCAGCGGGCTCGCCCTTTGCCTGGTGTGGGCGATCGCGATCTAGAGAGTGTCGCACCGCAACTCCAACCTTAG
- a CDS encoding phytanoyl-CoA dioxygenase family protein, with product MTPEQKSFFRERGYILLKKTLTKNQVGPIKEHILDELKRLKLWSSGKAMSASIKKMPAFQQIAKLSGMIKQNEIHTKVITQAASSTIASLTESKVVQAQSQLLISLPNQGGWTLNGLNWHTDISSSSPDLVPGIQAFVLIDDVKPHGGATLAMAGSHLLKNHSELSRIREVLREKGDIEEELRSSDLSIVEMAGQAGDLYLMDMRVLHTPSINSTTSIRMMATVRYLLE from the coding sequence ATGACGCCTGAACAGAAATCGTTTTTTCGAGAAAGAGGGTACATCCTTCTAAAGAAAACTCTCACGAAAAATCAAGTTGGACCAATTAAAGAGCATATTTTAGATGAATTAAAGAGGTTGAAGCTATGGTCTTCCGGAAAAGCCATGTCGGCCTCCATCAAGAAAATGCCTGCCTTCCAGCAGATAGCAAAGCTATCTGGGATGATAAAGCAGAATGAGATTCACACCAAAGTGATTACTCAAGCTGCATCTTCTACCATAGCTTCATTGACCGAATCGAAAGTAGTACAAGCCCAGAGCCAGCTGTTAATTTCTCTGCCAAATCAGGGCGGCTGGACACTCAATGGATTGAACTGGCACACCGATATTTCTTCTTCAAGCCCAGATCTTGTGCCAGGAATTCAAGCTTTTGTCTTGATTGATGATGTTAAACCCCATGGTGGTGCCACATTGGCAATGGCTGGGTCACACCTCCTAAAAAACCACAGCGAGTTAAGCAGAATCCGCGAAGTATTACGGGAAAAAGGCGATATAGAGGAAGAATTGCGCAGTAGTGATTTATCGATTGTAGAAATGGCTGGCCAAGCTGGTGACCTGTACTTGATGGACATGAGGGTATTGCATACCCCTTCTATTAATTCGACGACAAGCATTCGCATGATGGCAACAGTGCGCTATCTACTCGAATGA
- a CDS encoding GIY-YIG nuclease family protein: MKDSSFMLIYIGDGRDVIKRIRKSHLTGNVEASSLRKHLAVKMGFGISVSKRLSGSQRIRIALPEPKEGEHSISEYLANGWWQYVICDSYEEANAFQWYAIEKLKPQLNKDRRSWDVSQLSKFEILLNKLQNSQCYRFDELVSLSSGAGVYAFHHHQCPILS; this comes from the coding sequence ATAAAAGATTCCAGCTTTATGTTGATATATATTGGTGACGGTCGAGACGTGATCAAAAGAATTAGGAAAAGTCATTTAACAGGTAATGTTGAAGCTTCAAGCTTGCGGAAACATCTTGCAGTTAAAATGGGTTTTGGCATCTCAGTTTCTAAGCGTTTAAGTGGTTCCCAACGAATACGAATAGCTTTGCCAGAACCAAAGGAAGGAGAACATAGTATTTCTGAGTATCTAGCTAATGGTTGGTGGCAATACGTTATTTGTGATTCGTATGAGGAAGCAAATGCTTTTCAATGGTATGCTATAGAAAAGCTAAAGCCTCAACTCAACAAAGATCGTCGGAGCTGGGATGTTAGTCAATTATCGAAGTTTGAGATACTACTGAACAAACTGCAAAACAGCCAGTGCTATAGGTTCGATGAGCTTGTTAGTCTTTCTTCTGGTGCTGGGGTATACGCTTTTCACCATCATCAATGTCCAATACTTAGCTAA
- a CDS encoding acetate--CoA ligase family protein, with product MPAVQVVARNLCLEWGVFALEEQVILDQLPVSRVNARSTDAFDIHNSRFCEGSNPYLNTAAFVFDFALSGNSDPLPLEVYIDAVGDRYPHLKEHTYDSFAHLFAQVSAEVNRLDIGLYLHRWSVTHRGDRCCIAIEALHGRTTRSVVYAVWDWFEAITQDHQFYIEDQVEVFQRLFRQSVYGGPTVYALLRTAHDKGIPAFYLWDEGLMQYGYGKKLVRGVATTFDTDSHLDSDFTTRKDDCKAFLSTLGFPVPNGEIVATRKEALAAADRVGYPIAVKPVTGHKGEGVTADVRDDEELEVAFDRAVEAIPEDQPVEVIVEKSIAGSDFRILCVNGRFVAAMERRPASVTGDGESTISELIRDANRAANRSDTPMSPLGKIKADGAMEMYLAEQGFNLESVLEADQTVYLRKVANLSAGGVSIDATPTIHSDNVILAQDIAQHFRLTCLGIDVITRDLSRSWKDGNFGILEINSAPGISMHLNPSVGDRVDVTSPILETFFPEDTKIRIPIITFNRVSMRDLQELIDHLLLQYPNWVIGAVCREGVLINRSEKALSPNYNVNVRNLLRNPRLDMLIAEYRGDIFEQDGMFYSGSDMVVLDNPTETETLLTRDVLPHSTIVVREGNNVSIRREGLIEQYRLGGSEPFSRVYLKETGTILA from the coding sequence ATGCCTGCGGTACAGGTCGTGGCAAGGAATCTCTGCCTAGAATGGGGCGTATTTGCTTTGGAGGAGCAGGTGATTCTCGATCAACTTCCAGTATCCCGCGTGAACGCTCGCAGCACCGATGCTTTTGATATTCACAACAGTCGGTTTTGTGAGGGCAGTAATCCTTACCTCAATACAGCGGCGTTCGTTTTCGACTTTGCCCTCTCTGGAAACAGCGATCCGTTGCCATTGGAGGTTTATATCGATGCGGTAGGCGATCGCTACCCTCACCTCAAAGAGCACACCTACGACTCCTTTGCCCACCTCTTTGCCCAGGTGTCCGCCGAGGTTAACCGACTCGACATCGGACTATACCTGCACCGCTGGAGCGTGACCCACCGGGGCGATCGCTGCTGCATTGCGATCGAAGCTCTCCACGGTCGCACGACGCGATCGGTTGTCTACGCCGTGTGGGACTGGTTTGAGGCCATCACCCAAGACCACCAGTTCTATATCGAAGACCAGGTTGAAGTCTTTCAAAGACTGTTTCGGCAGTCGGTCTACGGCGGTCCCACCGTGTATGCGCTGCTGCGTACCGCCCATGACAAGGGAATTCCCGCATTTTATCTGTGGGATGAAGGACTAATGCAGTACGGCTACGGCAAAAAGCTGGTGCGCGGCGTAGCGACTACCTTTGATACCGATAGCCACTTAGACTCAGACTTCACGACCCGCAAAGACGACTGCAAAGCTTTTCTCAGCACCCTGGGTTTTCCGGTACCCAACGGAGAAATTGTTGCGACCCGTAAGGAGGCTCTAGCCGCCGCCGATCGAGTAGGCTATCCCATTGCGGTGAAGCCGGTGACGGGGCACAAGGGCGAAGGGGTAACCGCAGACGTGCGCGACGACGAGGAGCTAGAAGTTGCTTTTGATCGCGCCGTCGAGGCCATTCCTGAAGACCAGCCGGTAGAAGTGATTGTTGAAAAGAGCATTGCGGGCTCTGACTTCCGGATTTTGTGCGTCAACGGTCGCTTCGTGGCTGCCATGGAGCGCCGCCCCGCTTCTGTTACCGGCGATGGCGAATCCACCATCAGTGAACTAATTCGCGACGCTAATAGAGCTGCCAACCGCAGCGACACACCGATGTCTCCCCTGGGCAAGATCAAGGCCGACGGTGCCATGGAGATGTACCTGGCTGAGCAGGGGTTTAATCTGGAAAGCGTTCTAGAAGCCGATCAGACCGTTTATTTGCGCAAGGTGGCGAACCTTTCTGCTGGGGGGGTTAGCATCGACGCCACACCCACCATTCACTCTGACAACGTGATTTTGGCCCAGGACATTGCTCAACACTTTCGGTTGACCTGTTTGGGTATTGACGTAATTACCCGTGACCTATCGCGATCGTGGAAGGACGGAAATTTCGGCATTCTTGAGATCAACTCTGCGCCGGGAATTTCGATGCACCTCAACCCCTCTGTGGGCGATCGCGTCGATGTCACCTCCCCCATTCTGGAAACCTTCTTTCCCGAAGACACCAAAATCCGCATTCCAATCATCACGTTTAATCGGGTTTCAATGCGCGATTTGCAAGAGCTGATTGACCATCTGCTGTTGCAATATCCCAACTGGGTAATCGGTGCGGTGTGTCGAGAAGGTGTGCTCATCAACCGTTCTGAAAAGGCCTTGAGCCCCAACTACAACGTCAATGTGCGCAACCTGCTGCGCAACCCCAGGCTCGACATGCTGATTGCAGAATATCGAGGCGATATCTTTGAGCAAGACGGTATGTTCTACTCGGGCAGCGACATGGTTGTCCTAGATAATCCCACCGAAACCGAGACCCTGCTGACCCGCGATGTCTTGCCCCATTCAACCATTGTGGTACGCGAGGGCAACAATGTCTCAATTCGCCGCGAGGGGCTGATTGAGCAATACCGTTTGGGCGGATCAGAGCCCTTCAGCCGCGTTTATCTAAAGGAAACTGGGACAATTTTGGCCTAA
- a CDS encoding NarK family nitrate/nitrite MFS transporter, whose product MGGLWSFSGRYKILHLTWFAFFLTFVIWFNFAPLTTAIKADLGLSDPQMRTIAICNVALTVPARIIVGMVLDRFGPRITYSCLLIYSAIPCIAFALAQNFEQMVYSRLALSIVGCGFVIGIRMVAEWFEDNEIGLAEGIYGGWGNFGSAGAAFTLPSIAAALGFLTAGQVNWRLAIALTGIAAACYGVIYYFTVTDTPPGKVYQRPPSSAGMEVTSQRDFWLLLATNIPLVGVLGLIAWRLTKVGFIGNQALMVIVVLLVGLYLFQAYNIWQANKPLMTGAKRYPPEERYKVSQVFNLEMAYVACFGSELAVVSMLPTYFERGFGLTAAIAGAVAGMYAFMNLVARPGGGLLSDKLGSRKLTLVVTIAGTGVGYLLFSMFGQGVPILLVVLMTMVASFFVMAAEGATFAIVPLVKPRITGQIAGNVGAYGNVGAVIYLTVYSLLPQGVAGDKLFFQMLGCVALIVAFLNAFTLKEVVGSHSEHGVPIPAGVPVEQGDSPLGTLRDRR is encoded by the coding sequence ATGGGTGGATTGTGGTCATTTAGCGGCAGGTACAAAATCCTGCACTTGACGTGGTTTGCATTCTTTCTGACTTTTGTGATTTGGTTTAACTTCGCCCCCTTGACTACGGCTATCAAGGCCGACCTGGGGCTGAGCGACCCGCAAATGCGCACCATCGCCATCTGCAATGTGGCACTGACAGTACCTGCCCGCATCATCGTTGGCATGGTGCTCGATCGCTTTGGGCCACGCATTACCTATTCCTGCCTGCTGATCTACTCAGCAATTCCCTGTATCGCCTTTGCTTTAGCTCAAAATTTTGAGCAGATGGTCTACTCCCGTCTGGCGCTGAGCATTGTCGGCTGCGGCTTTGTGATCGGCATTCGCATGGTGGCTGAGTGGTTTGAAGACAACGAAATTGGCCTGGCCGAGGGCATCTACGGCGGCTGGGGCAATTTTGGCTCCGCTGGGGCAGCCTTTACGCTACCGTCGATCGCTGCCGCGCTAGGCTTTTTAACCGCAGGCCAGGTGAACTGGCGACTGGCGATCGCCCTGACCGGCATTGCCGCCGCCTGCTACGGCGTCATCTACTACTTCACCGTGACCGATACACCGCCGGGCAAGGTCTACCAGCGCCCCCCCAGCAGCGCCGGTATGGAAGTCACCAGTCAGCGCGATTTTTGGTTGTTGCTGGCGACGAATATTCCTCTAGTAGGCGTCCTCGGGCTGATTGCCTGGCGCTTAACCAAGGTAGGTTTTATTGGCAACCAGGCACTCATGGTGATTGTGGTGCTTTTAGTGGGGCTCTACCTGTTTCAGGCCTACAACATTTGGCAGGCCAACAAGCCCCTGATGACCGGCGCCAAGCGCTACCCGCCCGAGGAACGCTACAAGGTTTCCCAAGTGTTTAACCTGGAAATGGCCTACGTGGCCTGCTTTGGCTCTGAGCTAGCGGTGGTGTCAATGCTGCCCACCTACTTTGAGCGCGGCTTTGGGCTCACCGCAGCGATCGCTGGGGCCGTGGCCGGCATGTACGCTTTTATGAACCTGGTGGCTAGACCAGGCGGCGGTCTGCTGTCGGATAAACTGGGCAGCCGCAAGCTGACGCTGGTGGTGACTATTGCGGGTACGGGTGTAGGCTACCTGCTGTTCAGCATGTTTGGCCAGGGCGTGCCGATTCTCTTGGTGGTGCTGATGACCATGGTGGCGTCGTTCTTCGTGATGGCCGCTGAAGGGGCTACCTTTGCCATTGTGCCGCTGGTGAAGCCCCGTATTACCGGGCAGATTGCAGGCAACGTGGGGGCCTACGGCAATGTTGGTGCCGTGATTTATCTGACGGTGTACAGCCTCCTACCCCAGGGCGTGGCGGGCGATAAGCTGTTCTTTCAAATGCTGGGCTGTGTGGCGCTGATCGTCGCCTTCTTGAATGCTTTTACCCTGAAGGAGGTGGTTGGATCCCATTCTGAGCATGGAGTGCCAATACCTGCAGGTGTGCCCGTGGAGCAGGGCGATTCTCCTCTAGGGACGCTGCGCGATCGCCGGTAG